TCGGTGAGGGAGACCCAGAGGTTCTGCCCGATGAAGCCGTAGACGAAGATCCCCACCGCCAGGAGCGAGGGGAGGAGGACCAGAAAGGCCGTGATCCGGTCGCGCATCCTTCCTCCGGGAAAAAGCCCGTGGGGGCCACCGCCCCCACGGGCGTTGCTCGCTTAGCGCCCGAGGCCCACCTGGCTGGCAATGGCCTGGGCGGCGTTCGCCGCCGCCTGGGGGCTCTTGGTCTGCTGGAAGATCTCCATCACGGTGCCGAACTGGCTCATGAAGCTTTCCGGAGCCACAGCCCCGTGGACCAGGGAGCCCACGATGCGGTTAGACTTCCAGTCCTTCATCGCCGCCTGACCGTAGGCGTTGTACTTGGCGGGGTCGGAGTCCAGCCGGGCGGCAATGGAGCCTTTGAGGGGGTTGAAGGTGTCCTGCCCCTCCTTGGAGCCCACGAGCTTAAGCCAATTGAGGGCGTTCTGGCGGTTCTTGGCCCCCTTGGGCAGGCCAAAGGAGTCGGAGAGCATCATGAACACTCCCTGGGTGCCGGGGGAGGGAGCCCAGGCGAAGTCCGCACCGGGCTTTAGCTTCAGTGTGGTGGTCATGTAGCCCGCGGCCCAGTCCCCCATGATGTTGAAGGCGGCCTGCCCTTGGACCACCCGGTCCACCGCCTGCTGCCAGGAAAGCCCGGCGGCGTCCTTGTTGGCGCAGTCCAGCACCTTGCCGAAGGTCTCCCAAACGGCCACCGCCTTGGGATCGGTGAACTTTAGCTTGCCCTTCCAGAGGTTGTTCCACCCCTCCGGGCCGAGGAGGCCCAGGGCCACGCTTTCCCAGAGGTGCTGTTGCGTCCAGTTCTCCCCCAAGGCCAGGGGGGCCTGGAGCCCCTTGGCCTTCAGGGTCTGGCAGGTGGCCAGGAACTCGGCCCAAGTCTTGGGCGGCGCGACCCCCCACTCCTTGAGCTTGGCCGGGAGGTACCACATGACGTTGGAGCGGTGGATGTTCACGGGCACGCTCCAGATGCCTCCCCTATAGGAGATGAGGTCCAAAAGCCCCTTGGGGAAGGCCTGGAGCCAGCCTTCCTGCCGGAAAAGCGGGGTGAGGTCTTCCATCCGGTCGGCCACCACCCAGGTGCCGATGAGCTCCTGGCCGGCGTGGACCTGGAAGGTGTCCGGAGGGTTGCCGCCCAGCATCCGGGTCTTGAGCACCGCCTTGGCGTTGACCCCCGCGCCCCCGGTCACGGTGGCGTTGATCACTTCCACCCCGGGGTACTTCTGCTTGTAGAGCCGGATGAGGGCCTCGAGGGCCGGGCCCTCGTCCCCCGCCCACCAAGAGAAGATCTCCAGCTTGCCCCCTTGGGCCAGGGCGCCAAGCCCCAGGGCCACACCCGCGGCCAAAAGCCACTTCCTCATACCGACCTCCTTTGCGACGTGGGCCTTTGCGCCCACAAGCCGCCCAGCTCAAAGAAACGGGCCAGGAAAAGGCTGGCTCCGCCCACTGCCGGGGCCAGGTGCCCGTAGACCGAGGGCTGCACCGGGAGGGCCCGGTGGGCCTCGAGGAAGGCGTGGGCTTCCAGGGAGCGGCGGAGGGGGGCCTCCAGGTAGGGGAAGAGCTCCGCCGCCTTGCCCCCCACCACCACCCGGGCGGGGTCGTAGGCCACGGCCAGGTTGGCCAGAAAGCGGCCCAGGGCCTCCCCCAGCTGGGCCAGGGCCCGAAGGGTCAGGGGGTCGCCCCGGCGGGCCCGGGCGAGGAGGGCCTTTAGGTCCCCCGCCCCGCCTCCCCGGGCGGCCAGCAGGGAGCCGAGGCCGAGCTCGGTCTCCAGGCAGCCTGGCCTTCCGCAAGCGCACGGCCTCGCCCCCTCCCCCAGCCAGTGGCCCACCTCCCCCGCGGCCCCATTGGCCCCGCGCAGGAGCCGGCCCTCCGCCACCACCCCTACGCCCAGCCCCGAGCTCAGCACCACGTAGGCCAGGTGGGTTTCCCCGTGCAGGAAGACCTCGGAGAGGGCACTGGCCTTGGCGTCGTTCTCGGCGAGGAGCGGAAGGGGAAGGCCCGAGGGGGGCGTGAGGTCCAGGTCCTTCCAGCCCAGGTTGGGGGCCAGGAGGAGGCGGCCCTCCACCACCACCCCGGGCAGGGTAAAGCCCAGGCCCAAGGCCCCCTCGGAGAGGGAAAGGGCTTCGCGCAGGAGCCGCCTCAGGCGCTCGCTGAGCCCTGCCTCGGGGGGGTGGGCCCATTCCTTGGCCCAAAGCACCTCCCCCCGCCAGTCCAGGGCCAAAAGCACCGTGCCCTCCACGCCGATCTCCGCGCCCAGGGCGAAGCGGGCCCGGGGACGGAGGTGCAGCAGGGTACCCGGACGGCCCAAGGCGGGGGAGGTAAAGGCCCCTTCCTCTAGGAGGCCCTCCTGGAGGAGCTCGTCCACGAGGCGGCTCACCGCGCTCTTGGCCAGGCCGGTGAGCCGGGAGAGGTCGGCCCGGGTTAGGGGGCCCTTCCGCAGGCCCTCGAGGATGGCCCGGCGGTTCAGCCTGCGGATTTCCTGCGCGTCTCCTTTGCGCACCCCGCCCCCTTTAGTTCGTTCCCAGGACTAAGCAAACCACCACCTTCCCTCCCTGTCAAGCCCCTTGCCCTTTCCGCCCTTTGGCCTTAGCCTTGGGGTAAGGCCCGCTAGGGCCCCACAGCCAGGTCCGTTGCCCTGGTGCCTGGGCGCGTAGCCCCGGCTTAAAGTGGGGAAGTCCGGTGCAAGTCCGGCGCTGTCCCGCAACGGTAACCGGCCAAGCCTCAGGCCTTTCTTCGCAGGCCGGAAGCCCGAATACCTGCCAGGGCCGCCTGCCCCTCCCCAGGGCGGGCACCTCACGCGGATGGGGGAGCCGTGGGGGACAAACGCCTCTTGGCCTTTGGCCCCTGCCTCCCGGCAGGGGTTTTTCCCTACCTCCCCCGGGCCTGGCCCTAGCGGCCTTAGGGAGGTAGGCATGAGAAAGCTGGTTTCCCTTCTTGCGGTTCTGCTGGCCTTTGCCCTAGCCTTTCCCCTCACCGTTACCGACGATCTGGGGCGCACGGTCACCCTCAAGGCCCCATCCAAGCGGATCGTCACCATGCTCCCCTCGGTGACGGAGACGGTCTGCGCCCTCGGGGCCTGCGACCGCATCGTGGCCACCGACAACTACTCCGACTGGCCGGAAGCCGTAAGGAAGCTCCCCAAGGCGGGGGGCCTTTACAACCCCAACCCCGAGCTCATCGTCTCCCTGAAGCCGGATCTGGTCCTGGTCTCCAAGTACGGGAGGCTCTACGAGACCCTGGAGCGGGCCGGGCTTACGGTGTACGCGGTCAGGACCGAGACCTACGAGGACATCTTCCGCACCGTGCGCACCCTGGGGAGGCTCTTGGGCCTTCCCGCCGCGGCGGAACGCCTGGTGGCCCAGATCCAGAAGGAGGTCTACCAGGAGGAGGCCAGGGCGGCGAAGGCGAAGACGAGGCCCCGGGTCTACTACGAGATTGACCCCACACCCTACACCGTAGGG
The sequence above is drawn from the Thermus islandicus DSM 21543 genome and encodes:
- a CDS encoding ABC transporter substrate-binding protein, translating into MRKWLLAAGVALGLGALAQGGKLEIFSWWAGDEGPALEALIRLYKQKYPGVEVINATVTGGAGVNAKAVLKTRMLGGNPPDTFQVHAGQELIGTWVVADRMEDLTPLFRQEGWLQAFPKGLLDLISYRGGIWSVPVNIHRSNVMWYLPAKLKEWGVAPPKTWAEFLATCQTLKAKGLQAPLALGENWTQQHLWESVALGLLGPEGWNNLWKGKLKFTDPKAVAVWETFGKVLDCANKDAAGLSWQQAVDRVVQGQAAFNIMGDWAAGYMTTTLKLKPGADFAWAPSPGTQGVFMMLSDSFGLPKGAKNRQNALNWLKLVGSKEGQDTFNPLKGSIAARLDSDPAKYNAYGQAAMKDWKSNRIVGSLVHGAVAPESFMSQFGTVMEIFQQTKSPQAAANAAQAIASQVGLGR
- a CDS encoding ROK family transcriptional regulator, encoding MRKGDAQEIRRLNRRAILEGLRKGPLTRADLSRLTGLAKSAVSRLVDELLQEGLLEEGAFTSPALGRPGTLLHLRPRARFALGAEIGVEGTVLLALDWRGEVLWAKEWAHPPEAGLSERLRRLLREALSLSEGALGLGFTLPGVVVEGRLLLAPNLGWKDLDLTPPSGLPLPLLAENDAKASALSEVFLHGETHLAYVVLSSGLGVGVVAEGRLLRGANGAAGEVGHWLGEGARPCACGRPGCLETELGLGSLLAARGGGAGDLKALLARARRGDPLTLRALAQLGEALGRFLANLAVAYDPARVVVGGKAAELFPYLEAPLRRSLEAHAFLEAHRALPVQPSVYGHLAPAVGGASLFLARFFELGGLWAQRPTSQRRSV
- a CDS encoding ABC transporter substrate-binding protein produces the protein MRKLVSLLAVLLAFALAFPLTVTDDLGRTVTLKAPSKRIVTMLPSVTETVCALGACDRIVATDNYSDWPEAVRKLPKAGGLYNPNPELIVSLKPDLVLVSKYGRLYETLERAGLTVYAVRTETYEDIFRTVRTLGRLLGLPAAAERLVAQIQKEVYQEEARAAKAKTRPRVYYEIDPTPYTVGPESFIGVLIQKARGVNIVPKELGLFPKISPELVVEKNPEVIVATYPNALETLKKRPGWDRIAAVRTGRICVFTGGEDSLLSRPGPRVAQGLRLLVDCFHRP